The Alkalihalobacillus sp. LMS6 genomic interval AATTTGTCCACTAACGGTATCAATGACTTCCCCTTCATGACCCGGGATGTGAATAAACATCGGAACACGTTGAAGCTGTACCGTATCATAAGGTGTAATTTCTTCTTTGTCTAAGTAGTCCGCCATTGACCCATTATGATTGGTCGAGATGCCGTAATGATCTCCATACAGAATAAAGATTGAGTCTTCGTACATCCCAGCTTCTTTAATTTCTTCAAAGAACTGTTCAACTGCATAATCCATATAACGAACAGTTGGGAAGAATCGGTTTAGCGTTCCACTACTGAACTCACCTTCTGAAATCATTTTATCTTCTTCTTCTAATTCAAAAGGAAAATGATTGGTAAGGGTTATGAACGTGGTGTAGAAAGGCTCTGGTTGTTCTTGCAAGTGATCAATTGACTGCTCAAAAAACTCTTTATCTTTTAAGCCCCACCCAACTGAGTTTTCTTCTGTCACATCATAATACTCAACATCGTAAAACTTATCGTAACCGAGGGTCTCATAAACCACATCTCGGTTCCAGAAAGAACGATTGTTGGCGTGCATAACTGATGTGTAATACCCATTTTCACCAAGAATTTGTGGTGTCGCGTTGTATTCGTTTTGTGCGTGTGTAAAGAATACCGCACCACTACTACGCCCAAACATGGAATTCGCTACAATAAATTCTGAATCAGACGTTTTCCCTTGTTCGGTTTGATGATAGAAATTCTCGAAGTAATAACTGTTCTCTTTTAATTCATTTAAAAACGGTGTAATCACTTCGCCATCCAGATCATTGTCAATGACAAACGACTGAATCGATTCTAATGAAATCATAAAAACATTTTTTCCTTCTGCAACGCCAAACATTTCTGGATCTGGCTCTTTATGATTTGCTTGTACATAGTTTTGTACTTCAACAATGTCTGAACTGTCAGCTAACACACGCTGCGCTCTTGACTGTGATTGCAAAAAGACATCATACAAATGAAAATTAAACACGCCAATATTTTTCACTAACATATCCCTGTCAAATGAACGGGTCAAAAGCTGCGGACGTTCTGTTTGCGCTAAAGCCAAGTTTCCTAAGAAAAGCAAAATGGATAGCGAAAACAAAAGAATTGGCTCCCTCTTTAAACGACCAACTACTGGTACTTTTTGTTTAAATACTAAAAAGGCTAAAATCAATACGTTTGAGAAAATGAATACATCCCAAATCGTCATTAACTCAATGACACTTGACGACAAGTCTTGCATATTGTTCGTTTGAAACAAGACAGGGATGGTCAAGAAGTCTGAATAGAATCGATAGAACAATAAATTCCCGTACAAAATAAACGATCCAATAAAGGATAGAACGATAATCATAACGTTCCGAGCACGATTCTTAAATAATAACGCAATTGCTAAAAGCAGTATGGATGAACTAATTGGATTTATGAACAGTAAAAATTCTTGCATCATATTCTCTGCTGGAATCGTAAACGACACTTTATAGAGAATATACGTCGTAAGTGACAATAACGCGACGGCAAGCCAAAAGAACTTTAACCGCCTAAAGCCAGCTTTAATTTTGGTCATATCGCTAGTCTCCTCTCATAACACGAGTGTGACCCTATTTTTATCTATTTGTTTATCTCGTGGGTTCTACAAAGATAAAGTTTATCAAAAATTGGTTCCCTTGAATACCGTTCCACTGACATAATGAACTTTCACACTGGTTTTACATTTTCTTTACATTTTCAATAAATTCCTCGTACGTCACAGATTGTTCATACATATCATTTGCGATCGTGCCAACATACCTTAAATGCCATGGCTCATAGCTGTAGCCTGTGATGTCTTCTTTCCCTTCTGGATAGCGAATGATAAATCCAAACAAATGGGCATGCTCTTCAATCCATAGCCCTTCTTCTGTTTGGCCAAATTCTTCCGTTAAGCCAAAGTTTACGCTAGAAGATGACACATCCATTGCTAGGCCTGTTTGATGTTCACTAAATCCAGGTTGAGCAACTAACGTTTGGTCCATCCCGCTTTGAATTTGTTGGTTCTTAAATAACTCGTACTGGCGTTCAAATGAGCGAAACCCAGAATTTGCATATAAAATATGGCCCTCTAGCTCGGCCTCATAAAATAATTGCTCTAATGCATCTGCCGCTTCTTCTCGTAAGTAAGAGCGTTCTTGGATGCCTTCGTAAGGTCTGCGAACATCTGGTACAACTAAATCGTTTGGTTCATAATCAACAGGTAAACGGTTCACTAAATTGACGTTCGCCTCAATGTTCTCTGGATTCTGTATAATGGGCTCACCTTGAACGGTAATAACATCATTGAATTCTATTACATCATTGGCTTCATCAATACCCGCTTCATCGACAGGTTCATTTTCATATTGCCCGCTCTCTTCGTTTTCCGTATCTGCATCGGAACATCCGACAATAAAAAGACTAACGATAATAGAAGGAACTATATATTTTTTCATACCGATCATCCTTGCTCTTTTTTCTTACCGTCTAATAGTACCTATTTTTTCATCTGTTGAAAAGGATTTCTTTGCTATTTCACTCTTGTCCACCATTTTATTCTATTTAGGATATGCATAAGGAAACATCTTTATGAACGTGATAACAATGGTCATTCAACCAGATTTAGGGAATTGTTTCATTATTCAAATACCCCCATAAAAAAGTCATAAACCTAATTAGATGTGTAAGCTTAGAGAGAATGGGGAACGGATACATACATTAACTTTTAGAGAGGTGAAAGCATAATGAACCGTGAACGCTATTATGTAACCGTTGATATGTCTATGATGAAAATTTCCGATACGAAGATTCCAGATAATACAATTCAGTATGAAATTTATGCGAACAATGAAGAAGTTGACAAAATTAGCGCGTTGATCGAACAAATAAAGTCAGAAGATTTCCGGCAAGAAGAAATCTTTCAAAGACCCTTCCAAGAAGGAAAAGCTGATGAAGATAAAGAAACAACAGACAATGAGTTACAAGAACTCTACACGATCATCTATGATCTTGGAACGATTGAAACAAAAGATGTGGTCAAAGATTTAAAATAGCAACAAAAAAAGAGCGTGTTCGTTGTGAAAAATGCAACGGATACGCTCTTTTTTATGGTACAATTACGTTAACGCTTTCATTTAAAGAGGTGATCATTCAGATGGAAATGAACGGACTTATGGGTGGCGTCTATCGTATAACAGAATGGATTATGCGCTTAGCAGCCATTAATTTGCTTTGGATCGCTTTTACAGTAGGCGGATTAATTGTAGGTGGATTATTTCCGGCTACTCAAGCCACTTTTGCAATGACTAGACAATGGATACGCGGAGAAACCGATTTACCTATTTTCAAAACCTTCTTGCATTATTTCAAGAAAGATTATTGGAAAGTTCAAATAATGGGCTTTTCATTGACATTGATTGGGTTTATTCTCTATATTGATCTTTTGTTTATTTACCAATCGACAAATTCATTCGTACAGCTATTAACGTTTCCTCTGCTCATTTTAACGCTCATTTACGCATTAACTTGTTTTTATGCATTCAGCGCGTTTGTTCATTATGAGTTACCTGTTTTTAAACTACTAAAACATGCTGCGCTACATACAGTGGTTCGCCCGTTTTTAAGCGTTGGTATGATGACAAGCTTTGTTGCCTCTGTTTTTCTTATGTTTCAATTTCCTGGCGTCTTGCCTTTCTTCGGCGTCTCCATTCCTGTTTTCCTACTCATGTGGTTTTCTCATACAGGGTTTGTACGCAATGAAGAAAGACAAAAAAGCCAAGCAGCCTAATTATGTTTTTGAATCCAATCGAAGTGTTCCCCCTATTGGGAGGACACTTTTTTGCTCTTCTAACATCCCTTGCTCACGCCAAGATTGCTCAAAACGTTCTAGGGCTTCAGGTCCGGTATCATCTGCTAATCGGAAGGTTCCATAATGCATCGGCACAAAGTGCTTTGCACCTACATCTCGAAAGCCTTGAACCGCTTGTTCAGGCGTCATATGGTCAAGTTCCATAAACCATTCGGGTTCGTATGCTCCAATCGGAAAAATCGCATAATCGATTTCTGGCTTTTCTTGCCCTACTTGCGTAAA includes:
- a CDS encoding YesL family protein; this encodes MEMNGLMGGVYRITEWIMRLAAINLLWIAFTVGGLIVGGLFPATQATFAMTRQWIRGETDLPIFKTFLHYFKKDYWKVQIMGFSLTLIGFILYIDLLFIYQSTNSFVQLLTFPLLILTLIYALTCFYAFSAFVHYELPVFKLLKHAALHTVVRPFLSVGMMTSFVASVFLMFQFPGVLPFFGVSIPVFLLMWFSHTGFVRNEERQKSQAA
- a CDS encoding LTA synthase family protein; the protein is MTKIKAGFRRLKFFWLAVALLSLTTYILYKVSFTIPAENMMQEFLLFINPISSSILLLAIALLFKNRARNVMIIVLSFIGSFILYGNLLFYRFYSDFLTIPVLFQTNNMQDLSSSVIELMTIWDVFIFSNVLILAFLVFKQKVPVVGRLKREPILLFSLSILLFLGNLALAQTERPQLLTRSFDRDMLVKNIGVFNFHLYDVFLQSQSRAQRVLADSSDIVEVQNYVQANHKEPDPEMFGVAEGKNVFMISLESIQSFVIDNDLDGEVITPFLNELKENSYYFENFYHQTEQGKTSDSEFIVANSMFGRSSGAVFFTHAQNEYNATPQILGENGYYTSVMHANNRSFWNRDVVYETLGYDKFYDVEYYDVTEENSVGWGLKDKEFFEQSIDHLQEQPEPFYTTFITLTNHFPFELEEEDKMISEGEFSSGTLNRFFPTVRYMDYAVEQFFEEIKEAGMYEDSIFILYGDHYGISTNHNGSMADYLDKEEITPYDTVQLQRVPMFIHIPGHEGEVIDTVSGQIDIQPTLMHLLGMSTKEDIQFGSDLFAPERDSFAVLRNGSFITDDVVWTNNTCFNKETGEPFEEEEDANACGEYAQRAASDLEYSDKLIYGDLLRFFEPNNENLMNEDEENNDREEE
- a CDS encoding D-alanyl-D-alanine carboxypeptidase family protein yields the protein MKKYIVPSIIVSLFIVGCSDADTENEESGQYENEPVDEAGIDEANDVIEFNDVITVQGEPIIQNPENIEANVNLVNRLPVDYEPNDLVVPDVRRPYEGIQERSYLREEAADALEQLFYEAELEGHILYANSGFRSFERQYELFKNQQIQSGMDQTLVAQPGFSEHQTGLAMDVSSSSVNFGLTEEFGQTEEGLWIEEHAHLFGFIIRYPEGKEDITGYSYEPWHLRYVGTIANDMYEQSVTYEEFIENVKKM